The genomic segment ccTGACACATCTGGCTTTATTGCATAGTTGTCTGTAAAAACAgcaaggaaagaagaaaaagagaggcagggACACAACAAATTGCCCAGACTGCTAATTCATGGAATCTGATCTGGTATTTGAAGTTGCATACAAAGCTCTATTGAGTGTAGCTTTGTgaaaatttttactttttctactgGGAGCTGTGTCTTGCAAAACTAAACTTACAAAGTAGCTTCCCAAACATGGCACACACTGTATTTGCATGCTCTATATTTCGCTCctacattttgtctgtttggaACGTTAACAAACCACAATCTATTCTGAACAAAATTCCCAGACTGATGGCCGAGACGGACGTAGTTCTTTACTGTGACTTTCATGGCCACAACCGCAAAAACAATGTGTTCATGTACGGTTGTATCAGCCGAGGTGATGCTTCTCTGAAGCTTCACGAGAGAGTCTTTCCACTAATGATGAGCAAGAACGCCAGTAACAAGGTAAAGTCACTGTTTGAAAAACTCTTTCAAACCTATATTTAGTCCGAGTAACATTTGGCTCTGAACATTTTTGTTAACTTGTTACAGGTCACCAATCTATTAGACACAACACCGCTCTTTACAATATGTGCAACACTTCATATTCACCACATTTCATTTTCGATATTTAGAATTCAGCTAAAACATCTAAACTGCACTGTCTTCATCAGTTTTCCTTCAAGAGCTGTAAATTCAGGGTTCAGAAGAGCAAAGAGGGAACGGGACGAATCGCCATGTGGAAACTTGGCGTCAGAAACAGCTATACTATGGAGGCCACCTTTGGAGGCTCCACTCTGGGTGAGTTTGGATTTTCGGAGTGTGAATGTTTATGTATGTAAGCATGGTGTGTCTCTTGTATGAGGATCTATCATCCGTTTAACCATTAGGCGACAGGAGGGGAACACATTTTACTACTCGAGACTTGAAGTCCCTGGGCTTTCATTTTTGTGATACCCTGCTGGACTACTGTGACCCTGATTCAACAAAGGTGAGAGATAAAGCATCTTGTCTTTATGTCTCTGTATGTCAATTTATTTAGAAATTTATTGTTGGAGCACCAAAATATACCTGGATACTGGTTTTTCAAGCTTGAATTTTGTGAATCTGGTATTTAAAAGTcagaattttgtgtgtgtgtttcccctgctttttatttcagacTGCTTTCTGTCTGACAGAGCTTAAAGGATTATTGAGAAAGGAGGTCAGAGAGAGGCTGGGCAAAGATTTGGGCACTGACTGTAACATCTCTGTGTCTGACCTGGAAACCAGGTGACATAGTAatctatcattattattatttttttatacttggGCAATATGGGATAGGTATAAAATGTGCTCTCATTCAGCTTGAATGTgattatttcttgtttgtttttacagcactaGTGGTTCAAATAGTTCAGATTCAGACGGACTCCCAGTTCATTTACTGAGCCAGCCACAAATTGTCCATCCAGAGGTATACTCAAATAATGGAATACTGATTTTACACTTTTGTGCCTTATTTTCTTTGCTAGGTTAATATCACATCTGGATCCAGTGATCCTTGGGCTCCTTTGTGACAATTAGTTTTGAATCATGTCTTCTGATGCTCTACTCATATTCTCCTCCACAGCAAACtccagtgaagaagaaaaagaaacgtTTAAGGAGTCATAAAGAGAGGAACAGGCTGCGACCAGAGAGAGTGAAGAACAATGTACAGCCAAAGGTCCTGCAAAGCAACATCAgaaatattattcatattatattattattatatgagaCTAAATGGTCCATTAATTAATGCACCCACTTGTCTGATTAATGTATTAATGACTTTAAACTGATTAGAGTGATTAATGGACGGCCTTTGCAGGAGTCCAACCTGCCACATGAGATCACAGTTAAAGAGAGCATCCCAGTGGAGCCTGCTGGAAGGCACAGGAGAAAATGGCAGGTGTGAAATAGAGTTGGAATAAGTTTAGAAGACAGAGCCAAAGACGTGAGAAGATTTTCCGAGATGTTCCTATTAATAGTTCTTTCTTTGTGAAGGTAAATGGTCTGATGAAAAAAGCTGCGATCCCTCCTCCCACCACTCACCCTGGGGAGGTCAGTCAGGTGACTCTGTGGCAGGGCTGCGAGCCTGTGGAGGTAAAGATGAACCAGATTGGATTCCCTCATAAAATCACCTTATCCTCACCAAACTATTGGGTCACTGATATTGCCACATTATTGGTCAGCCATAAACATGTGTTCACATACCCAGTTTAACTCATTTTTaactgaaagaatgagaaacGTGTTCCAATACTTTAAGAAACGGAACACAGCCTGTAATTTTGAGTTTGATTTCGGGATATCTTCCATGGGATATTTTCTTTGCCAAAGGACGACTGTCTGGAAAACATGAGGGCTGCATACCTGCATCGCAGGGCAAAAGAATGTCCACATCTCAGTACATACTCAGCTGTGTCACCTCACGCaggtaacatttattttgaaggctcTGCCTTGCTAAAAATTGTCTTCATATCCTCAGTTTTCACCTAATTCACCACTACCATTAATTTAGTACCATATTTTGTAAGGTCACGGTTAATCACGTTGCATTTCGACTTCCAAATATGAAGGAGGTTTGGTAGAGACTAATGAaattttttaagtatttcatTGTCCAATCTGTAGATAGTCTCCTGCAAGGAAAGCTAGGATTTTTTTCAACCATCAATGCATTAGGAAACGTCTTGCGTAGCAGTGAACAGTGTGTTTGGCTTGTTTTCACAGATGACCTGGGGATGGATACAGGACAGTGGAGATGCTCCTCGCAGCTGCTGCACCTGAGTGCTCTCATTCTGCCGTCACCAAATTTCATACATCCCAACCAGCAACAGCATCACTACCCCCGGAAATCCTTCATCTCCTCTAAAGTCTACAGAGGTTTGTCTGCATGTACAGCTCGAGATGGAACTGAATTAGAGTTTCATCATCTCTCAGTCAATTCAAGCCTGACTCAAACTGTAGTTCTTTGAGAATAAAACTTGTCTCCCTTTTCAGGGCTGCCACCTTCCCTTACAAGGCCCTACAGGTAAACCTCACACTGAAATAGTATCCTCATTAAATAGACAGTAGCTTATTACATGCTGAGGTGTTGTCAGCTTTACTAAATGTTATGTCTGTGGCAGGTCTCCCTCATCCATGCGTGTCAAGATGGTTCCAGACATTATTTCAACAAAGCAGCTGCTGTCAAGTTTCACCAATGACAAGTTCAACGGCCGGTATATTTATGGGGACAGAAATTCTTTACGAGTCTCAGAACGTTACTTTGTGCCTGAGGATTCCTCCACCACACACGCAGATACAACCAAGACTAAAAAGCAGAATGAGGAACAGGAAGATGAACCCTCAGAAGGTTGTTCTTTCATATGCACAGATACTATACTGATATAGTTTATACTGAAATTTGTTTCTTGTGAGGATACAGTTACATgagaatgtttgtttgtttttatcactaACTTAACGTCTTCCTCTTCTCGATCTGATCTTGTCATCTATTCAGTTGGTTTGTCATTGTTGAGATGTATACCACTTGGAGAGCAGAAGACGAGAGATCTCACCCCTGACATTCCCCCGAGAGAGATTGAATCACACAGAAATTTATATGTGCCTTTGCTCAGGCCGAAAGACCTAAGAGGAAAAAGGTAAATTCACTTTAAATCCCCTTGACTATCTTTTCAtctgtcattctctctctgtcaaatgCCCAGGTTGCCATTGTAGTTCAGAGTTTGGGACATAAGCACCgatgttaaaaaacatttacGATAACAAGACAATCTTTCGCAGTGATAAGACAAGCATCAAGCATTTTACCTAATTTTTATGgtctttgaaatgtatttttccctATCCTTTTTCAATTTCCTCAGACTATGCAAAGAGACTCTGGAGGACAAAAGGCAAATGGGTGTTTTGCCCCCTGTGTCAAAGCCTTCAGGCATCATGACAATGAAACTTCCACATCCACAGAGTGACACCCTGGCAAAGAGCATCAGGCACCATCACTCTGGAGGAAAAGGCCAAATAAGTACAGATCCACGAGAGGCTACGGTCACAAGACCATCACAGTCTGCCCCACTTTAGGCCACAGTATTTATATTCCTGGAACTACAGATTgatttttattctctctgttctctggcCAGTGATATGAACCTCAATTCATCAGTGAAGAGGAATATAATTTCTGCTCAAATTTCAACAGATCTGTTAAAAAACAGATATGCTGGGATAAGAATGGTCTTTTACCTCATTTATACAGATCTCATGACACAGGTCAAACTCGTGTCGTATGAGTAGAAGGAGAGAAGTGAAACTCTAAGCAATAGTTACTATCCAACGGAAATCTTTGTTTGAAGGTTAATTATATGTCCTCtttaaatattgataaaatTGATACTAACTCTATAAAAACGgtttattttttgggtttttttgcaaaatgttaaTTAGAAACCCAATATTTTTTCTACTTAGCGTTGATATGATTAAGGATTAGTGGTTAATTAAGGATGACTAAGATTAACTGATGACAAATCTTGATGCTTGGATTTTCAGAGGACACCACCACAAACTCTATGATGCAGTAGTTAGCTGCCACAGGCTGTGTGCTATGtagattttatacatttattttatttattgcaaatgtatgaaaacaaaaatacaatccAATCCAATACAATATAGtctgaataaaatacaaaaagtacatATTGTCAAACGTTTTCCTATTTAATAACCAGTTATGGATATCAAATATTCCCTGTAATACGGCTAATATAAAAAGTGACATCGTTTTTGTTGTCGGCCTCTGAGTCTGGGAGTTGATAAGTAAGGTCATGTCCTGGTGTGTCCACATGTGCCAGGGAAGTCAGAGCCTCAgaattcagtcaaactgtctgAGATGAAATTGGCTTTCGGTGTGTCTGACCATGTCCCGGAGCGCCACAAAACCAGAGACGGCCTGGATCATTCAAGAATgaaaaagtttaagaaaaatatataaattaaatgagCGATCATCTCCAAATTATAAAGACTCAAGAACATGCATAATGTAGCCTGTATTTAAGTATATGCATTCCTTAGATAGGAAATGGTAGAACTACAACAGTAAGTTTTTAAGAGGAATGTAATCATACCTGTGTGAGTATGAATATAGCGAGAACTATGTGAACGCCTCTCTCCAGGGGCAGTACGAGAATGGCTTCATTAAAGAGCTGAAACAGGACCAGAGGAAACTGCAGCAGGATGCTCAACAGCCAAAATCCAGCCAACTCTGGGACCTTCCACAAACACAAGCATGACACGAATTACAATCTCTGCCATTGTACCCACTGGAGTTCATGTCCTCTTTAAGAAAGgctttttttctcagagttttgtgtgtgtgttgtgtttctacATCAACTATATCTATATTTTTGCGTGATTCACCACCTTTTCTTGCAGGTTCCCAGCATAACCGAGATAAAGTCTGATAGCCTCGATCAGAGTCATCAGGATGAGAACCGTCACAAGGATGAACTTGTAGTAGTCTGGCAAGACAGGATACTGGAGGAAATGACAACCACAacaatgcagttttaaatgaactgaatttaaagTAATGTGATTCAATCGAATGGGCTTTTATGGTGTGAATGTACTAACTTGTTTCCAGGTCTAATCCTgacaataaaaatcaataacgataaaaataaacacctgCATCAGCCTACCAGGGATCCTTTGATTACTTTGTTGCTTATCTTAATACCATAAatatcaaagcttttttttaaagtaactgaTGAGGATCAAATCTCTCTTAATTTTAGTTACGGaatcatttcctttttatattaaataattgTAACGACGGGGACCCTGGTGTTCATGTTTTCACACTGTCCGGTTATTAACTGCGAGAATGAAACATTAGCAGTATTTCACATTAGCCCAGCGTACTCAGCGCCTAtgtcactttctctccttttgcTTTACCTTGAGGTGCAGCATTACAATTTCAGTGATCCACCACAAGGGGAAGAACCACATGTTAAAGTACAGAGACATCTGGAGGTGGAGACTTGACAGAACCCGCTtgtctgaaaacaaaaccagtaCAAGAAATAACACAACGTACGTTGGTCGGATAAACAACCCAATTTCAGCAACACGTACTGTAAAACTACGCTTGTGACAAACAGAGCCCCGTACAACCGTTCATGTCGCTAGTTAGCAACGTTAACATCAATGCTAATTTGTCCACAGCGTTAGCTGCGTTTTGAGTTGAACTTACCGTGTGGCAAAAACGTGTCATTCTCCTTTGAGAAAGGCTGAGTCCGGCTCTGGTCAAACAGCACATTCCGCGAGAAGTCTTCTAAACGCTTTCTGATCGCCTCCGGCAGGTCCATCGCGTAAAATGCTCGCTCCTAAACACAAACATCGCCAGGGAACTAGCACGCGCTCACACCGCCACCTCGTCCTCACTACAGGGAAACCGAACACTGTCGTTGTCTCCTTGGATACCAAAGGATTCTCGCGTTCCCTTCAAGTCTCGCATGAAAAGTGTCGTGTCGTTCCCTCCCTTGTTTCCTCGACTGTCTCCTCGTTTTGGTCCCTTAAGATCATTAAATGTGACACAACGTATCACGAACGAACTTTAAAGGGCGGCCGCAGCTTCTGTATGGACTGTGTCAACGCCTACTGGGATGTTGTTGTTTACAGCTGTCCCCATTGCAGACACACAGTCAGCCCAGGACCCGTGCTGGACACGAGCACAGCGCTGGCTGATTTGATGGGGAAAATGTCGGGGGCAGAAAAACCCGACCCCCTCCTGTGAAGGATGAAGTCGGCCCAGGGGGGGTGTGGAGTGTGATTTCTGCACTGTGGGGAAGCTGAAGGCTGTGAAGTCTTGCCTGGTGTGTCTGGCCCCTCTTCCCGTGCCACCCACTTGCAGCCTCACTAAGAGTTTGCTGCTCTCCAAAGGCACAAGCTAGTGGAAGCCTCTGCTTCCATACAAGAGAAGGTCTGCTCCAAGCCTGACAAGCTGATGGAAGTCTGTTGTTGCAGTGATGGCCAATGCATTTGTCCGCTGTGTGTGATGGACGACCACAAAGGTCACGATACTGTCTCgactgcagcagagaggaaagagagacaagTAAGAATATTTTTGGCCACAGTTTGTGCTTGTAAGTCAGTTATCAGAGTCATATTGCTCTGAAAGTGAATTCAAACTgctgaggtgtatggtcatatatgtagaatataaaccatgtgtgaaaatagagatatagctcagaggccataggtcaagggtcctcagaaggggtcttgcagacCCCAAAGGCAgataatgctttgtaactaaaaccatatgtgcctgacagtttttaggaaaacaactgtcctagttaagagtcggtgaccaaggctgaatttcagagtggttcattggcttcacaccctctcacaagcagatctgcagatgcttgacttgacgctgttcttctttataataaacctttatatgtaatcaagacagtgtcagcggagtctccttcatcctcttcacatcatcaacaccatcaaataaaccacACTGCATTTTCCAATTAGTCATTACAGGGTTTTTTTCTACGAATGACTGGGAGATGTAAGAAGAGACATCATACTTAATGGTttattactgtatgtctgtaaaTATACACATCTGTCATGATTGACATGACTGTCTTGGAAATAAACGGTGAACAAAGGGATTAACGATAAGATTTACTTTTCAGAAACAGTTtggaaagcaaaaacaaagcaaaaacaaagatacCAGCAGGGAAtacaggagaaagagaagcagcTGCGACAGACAATTAAAGCACTTAAGGTGAACTGTCTTGCACTCTTTCTTGGCTGACATGTAATGCATGTGTCCTATATCCAATTCCTTTACAGTGACTGACATTATTCGCTATGTCTTTCTACTGTTAGTGTTCTGGAGATGCAGCAGTCCATGCAGAAAAAGTCCAGATGGCGGATAAAAGGTGATGTGCTGTGAAGGAGCTGATCAGAGTTCAAGTGAAGGCCGTGATGGGCCGAACCGTGGCACTTGTGGATCGGCTGGAGAAGGAGATCTGTGAGCCGAGGAAGGGATAGAATGAACTGAAGCGGCTGTCCCCCACTGAGGATCATATTCGTTTCCTGCaggtacacagacacaaaatagaTAGAACTGATAATTTAGTGGTTAGGACCATAGTTtatgctgtgtttctgtttttaaatgtttgtaggGCTGCCAATCCCTTTTCGATTGTCCAGAACCTGATGTTCTCAGATTTCgtgccacatacacacatctttATGACTTTATGACAAAGGGCATTTATGATTTGAGAGACAAAATTGAAAACATAGTAAAGGCTATTGCAGAAATATCCGAGACAAGTAAAAAAATAcctttattaaaataatgtatgtgtatttattggGGTTAATGTAGTTGTGAAATTgttatgtttcctgtttttaattCAAGCTGATCCTGATCCTAAGACAAGAAAAGAGTTCCTCCTGTGTAAGTTGTTACTGTATTTTGGCATAAACATATTCGGATGAAGTACATTCCTTCCACTGTGCCTCAATAGTCACACTGAAGaataatttttaacattttatactTCAGATTACTGCCACCTCCATTTGGATCCCAACACTGCATTTGAAAACCTAATGCTCTCTGAGGGAAACAGCAAGGTAGCCTGGATTTGAAAAGCTCAGCGGTACCCAGCCCACCCAGAGAGATTTACCAAATATGATCAAGTGTTGTGCACTGAAGGTTTATCTGGAGTTTGCTACTGGGAGGTTGAATGGATGGGGCCCAGGCTTGAGGTCGCTGTGTGCTACAAAGGGGCAGAGCTGGTGGAAAGTTGCTTTGGGTACACAGACCAGTCCTGGTGCATTTGCCTTTCATCAAATGTTGTTTGCACATTTTGGCACAATGATATCAAATCTGGAACATCTGTCCCCTGCATCTCTACCGTAGGGGTGTATCTGAACCATAAGGCCGGGAGCCTGTCCTTCTACAGCGTGTCTGATTCTGGTCAAATGAAGTCCCTTCACAGAGTTCAGACCACATTCTGCAAGCTGCTGTACCCTGGgttcatggtctccagaggcTCCTCTGTTAGGATACTCACACCAAAGTAAAGGGTTGCTTGAGTGAAGTATCTGtattgcagtatttttgtttttctttgtgcattttcTAGTGTATGTGTTAAACACAAGTTATAAAAAAGCTGTTGCTGTCTGAAAGTACGGTCCATTAATTATAGTTAAGGCTTGATTGTATTCTTTAAAATTCCCAGTAAAATATCGGCATATTGTAGTCTGATTCAAACCTTTTCATCTCACTGTCTGCCATCCAGGGCATGGTGTATCAGGCGTTGCTTTGCTGCctacaacattttttcttttctgctacTTCCGCCTAATGGtgacaaagaaagacattttcaaatcctacacactgggGGTTAAAGAAGTTCtgtaaatatctttttttgttttgtttaattaagCAGTGGGCTgacataaaaggaaaaatgcttATAGTTACACCTGCAATAATAGattttttacacatccagcagacaagaagcaacattagcatttaattggagtcgtgtttctcctcacctgatgaatctaaatccaatattcacttttcttttatcACTTATTTGGTCTCCATCAAATTCTTAAGGGAAATATCTGTTCAGCTGCTTAAaagctccactatgttcaccagctagtcgctagcTTTGTCTAcatgctgtttggtgctgagcaggcagCGGACCAGTTCCTCCGAGCTTTGTTTTCAGTGGGACTTGATGGGAGcaatgagagtgaaccaaaagcAGTAAAGATGCAGGCCGTCGAAACCAGAACaaggagctgaaagaggctaaaattcGCTGTATGAGCGGAGGGGAACTGTGGGTTCATCGCCATGAGCGGTCTCATTGCCATACAAGTCATCATTTGATCCGTTTTTAGTCTGAAAATGTTCATTGAAGCAGTTTTAAGTCATATTAAAGCAAGCACACCAATAAGTGAAAAACTAATATCAGCTCAAGCTCCACTTACGAGCtttttgatgaagaaaaatcaGGGAGGCTGTTCACATTCGATACCAAATACCCACCATctttgagaaagagagagagggtttaCTGTCCCTTCCCATACATGACCActtgttattatttttcctttactaTTAGGTCTTTCGGTCTCTGTGTAGTATTACGCCATGTTTCCCCACAGGTCACACACAGCTCCCTCACTGTAagcaattattttttgtctatttctAGCATAGCAGATAATGTCCAGCTGTCCCCCATCCCCACCGGCAGTTGCCATAGCAACCGAGGCGCATACCCATAACACCCCTCCGGGTCGTGGTCTGCAGACATCCTCTCTGAGGAGGACGTAAGTGTGTCATAGTTACACACAACGTGACTTCGGTAAACGTGGTTCTTTGTTTCGATTATTTTTCTTCCGCAGATTGATCCAAATGTCAAGGATGAACTCCCGTATTTTTGACACAAGCAGAATTCAAAACTTCGAAATGCAGTTCATGTTTGCCTTCAGTACCGGGCTTGCGTACTTGGTCTTCCACATTTGCACAGAGCAGCCGGTCCAGCCGCTGTGAGGGCCCTCCCACTGAGAACAGGCCGCCAACCGGCCGCTTCCCTCcttcagagaaacagaaaccaACTCCGTCAGtctgagagggagggagaaaatggCTCACAACCGCGAGTTGCTCGACTGCTCCATCTGTTTACAGTTGCTGGAGGATCCTGTCACGACCGCCTGTGGACACAGTTACTGTGTAACGTGCATCAATACCTTCTGGGACAGAGAGAGTAACAGAGGAAGAACTTCCAGCTGTCCCCAGTGCAGGGAGACGTTCAGCCCGAGGCCTGTTCTGAGGAGGAACACGCTGCTGGCCGAGCTGCTGGAGGAGCACAGGAGGGGAAGCGCTCCCGTGGGGCCTGGCGGTGCGCGGTGCGACGCGTGCACGGGGAGAAAACGGAAAGCTTGCAGGTCCTGCCCCGTGTGCTCGGCCACTCACTGCCAGACCCACCCGCGACCTGACTTTGAGGTGGCGGCGCCGAAGAAGCACAGCCTGATCCCGGCCTCGGACAGGGTCCGAGAGAGCGTCTGCGTGCGTCACGACAAACCTCTGGAGATTCACTGCCGTACCGATCGGCAGTTCGTATGCCCGATGTGTGTGGTGGATGAGCACAGGGGCCACGACACGGTGGCAGTCGCAGCAGAGACGCGTGAGATGCAGGTAATTCAGCGCGAACCCATGCGGAAGTCACTTGTTGCCCGTCCTTTTAATTGTCAGTGAGGTTTTGGAAAAGCTCCTGGATTCGTGTTTTATGCCTTCAACAGAGAAAACTGGAGAGGACGAGGCGGGAAATTGCGGACAGAGTGCTGAATTCACGGAGGAAAATGGCAGAGCTGATGGATGCTGCCGACTCTGTGAGAGTGAGTGTCATCCGCAAACACAACAATCCATTTTCCTTTATTCAACAACACATTTCcgtattttttaaaatgtttgatataGGATAATCAAAGGGCCTAGTTTGAGTTAACTGCTGTGCTTGTAGAATAAGATGTCCTAGAACTAGAGGAAATGGATGTGGGGGTAAACTGTGTTAGGCCAAATGGACATGTTACGGCAAAATTTGGAAAAGTTGAATTTCAAAAGTTTGGCACTGTGAACAAAAAGTAAACCTAAAAAAATTCCAGTTACTCATCATACGGTGCTGAATAATGAACGAGACTCCAAAGTTTGGCAGGACCATGTGCTCTAAACTCAAAATGTTTCCACAAGGACGCTGCATGGGAGGCGTGCGACGACTACGAGCGGCTGTGCGCGGAACACATCTGTTTATACGTCCGCTCTCTGGAGAGGAAGTGCTctgagatgagagagaaagtagGAGAAGCAGAGAAGGCTGGGGTGGACTGGACCAGCGGCCACCTCGGGCAACTGCAGCGCCAGGTGTCTGaactgaagaggagagaggataaGCTGGGCCGGCTTTCACTGACCGAGGACCCCGTTCAGTTTCTTGAGGTGATGGCATGCTTTGTGGCACGCTAGTTGTCAGAGCCTTTGGAAGTGTATACCACTCTGCATTTGTTTGCCTTGTGCAGGGTTTCCAGGCCCTGGGTGACCTGCCTGCATTCCCGCACTCACATGAAAGACTTGACACGCTGACAGAGTTTGTCACTGCGCAGAGagataaactgaaaaacatgtgcaacaaagagaaggaggaatTATTCATTCGTTCTGAAGGAAATGTGTGTAAGTACGGCCAGTTTGGATTCCTAAACCTTATAATTAGTCTGGTCTCATCAGTaaattttctgtaaatgaataaagagaATGATCTGTGTTTTGCCTTTCCATCAGTGTTAAAAATGCCAACGTTGCGAGAGGAAATAAAATCGAGGACACACCTTTTGACCAATTACAAGAGTAAGCATGACGTTAAGTCACGTTGCATAAATATCagcacaaacatacatgaaAGCTTCACCAGCTAAGTGAGTTTCTGATCATTCCTTGCAGACTCCGAAGTGGAGGTGGATCCCTGCACAGTAGCAGCGTGTCTTTGCCTGTCTAATAGTAACAGAGAGATATCATGGAGTGATAGGGACCAGGCTCATCCTGATCACCGCGACAGATTCACCTACTATCACCAGGCTCTGTGCAAAATGGGCCTCAAGGGCAGCCACTATTGGGAGGTGGAGTGGGATGGTGGCATTGTC from the Xiphias gladius isolate SHS-SW01 ecotype Sanya breed wild chromosome 8, ASM1685928v1, whole genome shotgun sequence genome contains:
- the tmem17 gene encoding transmembrane protein 17B, translated to MDLPEAIRKRLEDFSRNVLFDQSRTQPFSKENDTFLPHDKRVLSSLHLQMSLYFNMWFFPLWWITEIVMLHLKYPVLPDYYKFILVTVLILMTLIEAIRLYLGYAGNLQEKVPELAGFWLLSILLQFPLVLFQLFNEAILVLPLERGVHIVLAIFILTQAVSGFVALRDMVRHTESQFHLRQFD
- the agbl2 gene encoding LOW QUALITY PROTEIN: cytosolic carboxypeptidase 2 (The sequence of the model RefSeq protein was modified relative to this genomic sequence to represent the inferred CDS: inserted 2 bases in 1 codon), encoding MAVSAIRTWWNTYQLDKSDTNDSNTEEDEEELAGRRQLSISLSQTLRTRQLLIDFDGGRPILSLRAPRDLVNFPSISFPRWPIECEVISDIIHHIEWDPQEPEPFYQPTGQERTPMPAGEERGRVVYCIDHATKRPYFACSRVGGSRGPIKSATSDDINQTDFTLNFESRFESGNLQKAVQVGVYEYELTLRTDMYTRKHTQWFYFRVRNMKAGVTYRFTIINLMKSRSLYSLGMRPLLYSERAAKEKGAGWQRTGSNIRYYRNCNQNPKDNNSDTVALYSLTWTLQFPYDSDTCYLTHCYPYTYSHLQRYLRRISSNPAVASYCKLRVLCQSLAGNAVYMVTITSRGVGRVVGRTKKSVVVTARVHPGETNGSWMMEGLLDFLLGDSEDXQLLREMFVFKVVPMLNPDGVVVGNYRCSLAGRDLNRNYKTLLRDSFPCVWHTRNMVERLMAETDVVLYCDFHGHNRKNNVFMYGCISRGDASLKLHERVFPLMMSKNASNKFSFKSCKFRVQKSKEGTGRIAMWKLGVRNSYTMEATFGGSTLGDRRGTHFTTRDLKSLGFHFCDTLLDYCDPDSTKTAFCLTELKGLLRKEVRERLGKDLGTDCNISVSDLETSTSGSNSSDSDGLPVHLLSQPQIVHPEQTPVKKKKKRLRSHKERNRLRPERVKNNVQPKVLQSNIRNIESNLPHEITVKESIPVEPAGRHRRKWQVNGLMKKAAIPPPTTHPGEVSQVTLWQGCEPVEDDCLENMRAAYLHRRAKECPHLSTYSACVWLVFTDDLGMDTGQWRCSSQLLHLSALILPSPNFIHPNQQQHHYPRKSFISSKVYRGLPPSLTRPYRSPSSMRVKMVPDIISTKQLLSSFTNDKFNGRYIYGDRNSLRVSERYFVPEDSSTTHADTTKTKKQNEEQEDEPSEVGLSLLRCIPLGEQKTRDLTPDIPPREIESHRNLYVPLLRPKDLRGKRQMGVLPPVSKPSGIMTMKLPHPQSDTLAKSIRHHHSGGKGQISTDPREATVTRPSQSAPL
- the LOC120793113 gene encoding E3 ubiquitin-protein ligase TRIM47-like, coding for MAHNRELLDCSICLQLLEDPVTTACGHSYCVTCINTFWDRESNRGRTSSCPQCRETFSPRPVLRRNTLLAELLEEHRRGSAPVGPGGARCDACTGRKRKACRSCPVCSATHCQTHPRPDFEVAAPKKHSLIPASDRVRESVCVRHDKPLEIHCRTDRQFVCPMCVVDEHRGHDTVAVAAETREMQRKLERTRREIADRVLNSRRKMAELMDAADSVRDAAWEACDDYERLCAEHICLYVRSLERKCSEMREKVGEAEKAGVDWTSGHLGQLQRQVSELKRREDKLGRLSLTEDPVQFLEGFQALGDLPAFPHSHERLDTLTEFVTAQRDKLKNMCNKEKEELFIRSEGNVLLKMPTLREEIKSRTHLLTNYKNSEVEVDPCTVAACLCLSNSNREISWSDRDQAHPDHRDRFTYYHQALCKMGLKGSHYWEVEWDGGIVEVAASYKGIKRKGSGKDCSFGHNHLSWKLTCSRSGCTFWHNNLHRGRIAPARFRRVGVHLDYEAGTLGFYSVSDSDSLTLLHQTQTNFTEPVYPGFSVDLGATLKICRI